A stretch of DNA from Scatophagus argus isolate fScaArg1 chromosome 23, fScaArg1.pri, whole genome shotgun sequence:
TTTACAGATTGACAATTTCAGCCACTTGATGGTGCCATATGGTTTCCCTTTCAGTGACTTGTGGCTCTTGTGGTCAAATATAATTGCAGAtgcgtgagtgagtgtgtgctgtaTATTCTTTTCAACTCTTTCTTATGCATCTGTATGTCACACATTCTTCCCTGTTCACTGTATATTGTTGTGAATAAATATTCAGGTTTGAACTCACAGTTTTACATGACTTTCTTAAAACCAGTCAAAGAATATGTTAAAGTCAATTTGCTATTTATGTTATTGTCTACagcctccttcttcctcctgtctAAGATGCATCACCAAATTGTTTTTGACCAACGGGCTTGCGTGATGATAAAGAATGACACATTGCTCTACCCATTAATGAAACACAATACAGATGTGTAAACTGCTGGTTGCAACACGTTGggtcatttaaaaatacattttgctacataaaataaaagcattttaactTTACACAAATCCTTTGGTGtggatttgattttgtttgttttattgaaacCATATTGAACCCATGCATGAGGTCTTGATGACGTGCAATAAAGCACATGTAGGTAACCACCATAGAGACCCAGCAGCACTTCTGCTGTGATGTCCTCACAGTTTAGCTGACAAGTTAGGCTCTGATGTGCCAACTTTTTATCTGCTTTGTAATCTCTTGTTTGACAGGAACATCCCTCCACACTCCACCCGCCTGCTTTTTTGTACTGCTGAGGCACAGTTTGATAgagcagaagaggaagcagTCGTTGGTTCTCTTCTCACAGACATGGTGGTGGTTGGTGGTCGCCTTTGTTGCCTGAGCTGCTTCTTCTCATGCAGTTCTGTGCTGCTTGTCGGGGTCTGCCTCCTCGGTCTGCACGCCTCTGCCTGTAAGTTTGTGAATTcctattctgtttttttttgcttgatgCGCTCCTTCGTGCGCTTAGAATACACTGCAGGATTTCCTTGATGTGCGTGTCACTTTGGGAAATGACACATATTCCTTGCAAGATGTCCGCAGTGCGtctgccttgtttgtttgtaaatgtgacATGACGTTTGAGTGGCAGCTGTGAGAAATGCAGCTGTGGCCTCAAAGCTGCTGTCGTGTCATGCTGATCTGAGAGCTGTGACACCCAAACTCAAGACATTAATCCAAGGCACAAACTCACAACATGTTCATGATGCTCGACATTTATTGACAGTCTGGTCTAAGTCTGCCTGAGTAGGCACAATATTGTATGTTGTGGTCTGTATTTATGGTTATGATTTGCATCTTTTGGTACAGCATGTGTCACTGAGGTCAGTCTCCTCCAATGTTAGGGAATCGATTAGACAGATTTGACCTCTCAGAAAGATGAAACTCActctgttgtttgcttttgtttcagaTGTGGACGCTTCCAGCTGTCAACGTGTCATCCATAAAAAAGTTGGAGACACTGTAGAGCTTCCATCATGCTCACCAAGTGAAGGAGTCTCCATAGCAGTGTGGAGCTATGGAGAGACTAAAATCGCAGACAAAGATCATAATGTTTCTGGAAAACAGTTTCAGGGCAGATTATTCCTAAACCCCACAAACTTTAGTTTAACACTGAGAGAACTGATGGCCAGTGATTCTGgtaatttcagttttgaatCAGCTGATAAGGATGGCAAACAAAGGGAAACATTCACCGTCAGTCTGCACGTTCATGGTAAGACGCTTGTTTTTATTCACCACATAACGTAATAATGTTCATAAAGGATCATTTGGTTTGTGCGGATTTGTGTTTTGAGCAGCCAAAAGAGTTTGTCCAGGGAAACCAGATCCAAGGATTTTCACCAATGTGAATcctctgctttggttttgtgGATGTATTCATGCACTTGATGGTGTGTTTTTGAGTACATGTATATTAGATTTACTAAATTCAGCCAGTTGCTCTTAATAGAACTGCTactctcttgctctccctccAAACTGCCTCATCAGAGCCCATAACTGAGCGGCCTGTCCTGAACTCCATTTTGACCTGGAACACCTTGAATAAATCCTGAGGTGGCTTTTTACATGATGCTGGGAATTGAATCTGCAATTCAGATTTGAATTCttgaatattaaaaatacaaataatgttGCCTTTGCTGCCTCACATTTAGAGATGTGTAACTTTTTATCTTGAGTTTAACACAAGTAGCGTTAAAGGAAGAGGAAGTGCGTCGTCAAGCTGAGCATGAGGAGAACAGATCACAGCGATGGCGTTGATGATTAGCatcatgtttgtctctttccGCCGCTTCACTTTgacttcagtttaaatgttCTCGGTCGTGACGAAAAAACTTCATAATGTTAATAACATTTTAGTTTGATGACTTGCAGTGAGCAGAGATGAGTTCCGATGTTGGCAAGATTGTGTCCATCGTTAGTTATGCACTGAATATTCTGTTCAGTGTCATCTCACACAGactttcatttgtttggagGGGGGGAGTCAGGCAGTTGAACAAAAGGGATTGCCTTGCTTTTCTCCATCATTTTGCTCACTAACCCCATTATTGGGGGCGTCCTGTCCTGTAATCCCTTCATACATCAATTAATGGGcacttgtgtttcatttttgcagCGAAGagctctgttctgtttgtcaTTGGACTGATTGGTGGCGTCTTACTGGTGGTTCTCCTGCcgttgctgctgctttgttggatcaagaaaatgaaagggTGAGGCTTTTTCCCTGATAATTTTTGATAAATTACAGTGAGCAGTGGTTCAATTTGcaatgtgaaatgaaacattaataattgttttgttttgctttgttttgttttttttttcacagaaatg
This window harbors:
- the LOC124054366 gene encoding uncharacterized protein LOC124054366 codes for the protein MVVVGGRLCCLSCFFSCSSVLLVGVCLLGLHASAYVDASSCQRVIHKKVGDTVELPSCSPSEGVSIAVWSYGETKIADKDHNVSGKQFQGRLFLNPTNFSLTLRELMASDSGNFSFESADKDGKQRETFTVSLHVHAKSSVLFVIGLIGGVLLVVLLPLLLLCWIKKMKGNVCLQRKSQRANQSSAAFQTFSHGDQQHPVYSSLLHGDTSVYETTAGRGNTGKGRRGGPVESCDYSIMNPDSPAGTTINTSSSTTFTIHSEVNVCRSSV